A single genomic interval of Oncorhynchus mykiss isolate Arlee chromosome 13, USDA_OmykA_1.1, whole genome shotgun sequence harbors:
- the LOC110485612 gene encoding uncharacterized protein LOC110485612 isoform X1, whose amino-acid sequence MQWTPFSGPHAVDLIQWTPFSGPHSVDLIQWTPFSGPHSVDPIQWTPCSGPHSVDPIQWTSFSGPHSVDPMQWTSFSGPHSVDLIQWTPCSGLHAVDLIQWTPCSGLHAVDLIQWTSFSGLHAVDSMQWTSFSGLHAVDLIQWTPCSGLHAVDLIQWTPCSGLHAVDLIQWTPCSGPHSVGYNWENAVAYNTHSCKMQCVETWLECLLEGLRHGLGQLTLSDGTCYTGQFENGLFNGCGMLVFPDGSRYEGDFIQGKFQGAGVFSRFDGMKFEGEFKSGCVQGYGMLTFADGGLERGGGGGGGRGGGRGGTSHEGLFERGQLVGREGCQGTVQRAQGAAAKARALSM is encoded by the exons ATGCAGTGGACCCCATTCAGTGGACCCCATGCAGTGGACCTCATTCAGTGGACCCCATTCAGTGGACCTCATTCAGTGGACCTCATTCAGTGGACCCCATTCAGTGGACCTCATTCAGTGGACCCCATTCAGTGGACCCCATGCAGTGGACCTCATTCAGTGGACCCCATTCAGTGGACCTCATTCAGTGGACCTCATTCAGTGGACCCCATGCAGTGGACCTCATTCAGTGGACCTCATTCAGTGGACCTCATTCAGTGGACTCCATGCAGTGGACTCCATGCAGTGGACCTCATTCAGTGGACTCCATGCAGTGGACTCCATGCAGTGGACCTCATTCAGTGGACCTCATTCAGTGGACTCCATGCAGTGGACTCCATGCAGTGGACCTCATTCAGTGGACTCCATGCAGTGGACCTCATTCAGTGGACTCCATGCAGTGGACTCCATGCAGTGGACCTCATTCAGTGGACTCCATGCAGTGGACTCCATGCAGTGGACCTCATTCAGTGGACTCCATGCAGTGGACCTCATTCAGTAGGCTACAATTGGGAGAATGCTGTAGCCTACAATACGCACAGTTGTAAAATGCAGTGTGTTGAGACATGGCTTGAATGCCTCCTAGAGG GTCTGAGACATGGTCTAGGCCAGCTGACTTTAAGTGACGGGACGTGTTACACGGGTCAGTTCGAGAACGGACTCTTCAACGGCTGTGGGATGCTGGTCTTCCCTGATGGATCCAG GTACGAAGGAGACTTCATTCAGGGGAAGTTCCAAGGCGCAGGCGTCTTCAGTCGTTTCGACGGGATGAAGTTCGAGGGAGAGTTCAAGAGTGGATGTGTGCAGGGATACG GTATGCTGACGTTCGCTGACGGAGGTctggaaagagggggaggaggaggaggaggaagaggaggaggaagaggagggacgaGCCACGAGGGTCTGTTTGAGAGAGGCCAGCTGGTGGGCAGAGAGGGGTGCCAGGGCACGGTGCAGCGGGCACAGGGGGCAGCCGCCAAGGCACGGGCGCTCTCCATGTGA